The following coding sequences lie in one Erwinia amylovora genomic window:
- the arnB gene encoding UDP-4-amino-4-deoxy-L-arabinose aminotransferase: MSEFLPFSRPSMGAEELAAVEEVLRSGWITTGPKNQQLEQAFCQLTGNRHAIAVSSATAGMHVVLMALGIGPGDEVITPSLTWVSTLNMIVLLGATPVMIDVDRDTLMVTPQLVEAAITARTRAIIPVHYAGAPADIEAIHALGKRHGITVIDDAAHAAGTYYRGRHVGDSGTAIFSFHAIKNISCAEGGMVVTDDDALADRVRSLKFHGLGVDAFDRQTHGRAPQAEVLTPGFKYNLADINAAMAMAQLDKLAAHNARREQIAQRYLDELTDTPFLPLARPVWPHRHAWHLFILRVDRESCGLSRDELMQQLKEQGIGSGLHFRAVHTQKYYRERFPQLSLPETEWNSDRICSIPLFPGMNDGDCDRVIAALRKLADG, translated from the coding sequence ATGTCGGAATTTTTGCCTTTCTCGCGCCCGTCGATGGGTGCAGAAGAGCTGGCCGCAGTTGAAGAGGTACTGCGCAGCGGCTGGATAACCACCGGGCCAAAAAATCAGCAACTTGAGCAGGCATTTTGTCAACTCACCGGCAATCGTCACGCGATTGCCGTTAGCTCGGCAACCGCAGGCATGCATGTGGTGCTAATGGCCCTGGGAATTGGCCCAGGTGATGAGGTGATTACGCCATCGCTGACCTGGGTATCAACCCTGAATATGATTGTGCTGCTGGGGGCAACCCCGGTGATGATCGACGTTGACCGCGACACCTTAATGGTCACTCCGCAGCTGGTTGAAGCGGCGATCACCGCGCGCACCCGGGCGATTATACCGGTGCATTACGCCGGCGCTCCGGCAGATATTGAGGCGATCCATGCGTTAGGTAAGCGCCACGGTATCACGGTGATCGACGATGCGGCTCATGCGGCGGGAACTTACTACCGTGGGCGTCATGTGGGTGACAGCGGCACCGCTATTTTCTCCTTCCATGCGATTAAAAACATCAGCTGCGCCGAAGGCGGAATGGTAGTGACCGATGATGATGCGCTGGCGGATCGCGTGCGTAGCCTGAAGTTTCATGGCCTGGGCGTGGATGCGTTTGACCGCCAGACGCATGGGCGTGCGCCCCAGGCAGAAGTGCTGACCCCTGGCTTCAAATACAACCTGGCAGATATCAATGCGGCGATGGCGATGGCGCAGCTGGATAAGCTGGCGGCACATAATGCCCGTCGTGAGCAGATAGCGCAGCGCTATCTGGACGAACTGACGGACACGCCGTTTCTCCCTCTGGCGCGCCCCGTCTGGCCGCATCGGCATGCCTGGCATCTGTTTATTCTGCGCGTTGACCGCGAGTCTTGCGGGCTGAGCCGCGATGAGTTGATGCAGCAACTGAAAGAGCAGGGGATCGGCAGCGGCTTACATTTCCGTGCGGTGCACACCCAGAAATATTATCGCGAACGTTTTCCGCAGCTCTCGCTGCCGGAGACGGAATGGAACTCGGATCGAATCTGCTCAATTCCGCTGTTTCCTGGCATGAACGATGGCGACTGCGATCGCGTTATCGCTGCCTTACGCAAGCTGGCGGATGGCTGA
- a CDS encoding pyridoxamine 5'-phosphate oxidase family protein produces MTDASTLTAELMALLDGSLPASHLHQAIRLSSVGENGWPYAAQLSLGEIIARSPSELLFAIWPGSTTTANLKRNDKITLALVLDGAVLEIQAQAALRSETLTALKLAVFSAEVKQVLAHRAPYATVSSGLTFCLKDEAAAFARWREQINALQALA; encoded by the coding sequence ATGACCGACGCCAGCACTCTGACTGCTGAACTCATGGCACTGCTCGACGGGTCGCTGCCTGCCAGCCATTTGCATCAGGCGATCCGCCTGTCGAGCGTGGGCGAAAATGGCTGGCCCTACGCGGCTCAACTCAGTCTGGGGGAGATTATTGCCCGCTCGCCCAGCGAATTGCTATTTGCCATCTGGCCGGGATCCACCACTACCGCCAACCTGAAGCGCAACGATAAAATCACGCTGGCACTGGTGCTGGATGGTGCCGTGCTGGAAATTCAGGCACAGGCGGCTTTACGGTCGGAGACATTAACGGCATTGAAACTGGCGGTATTCAGCGCTGAAGTGAAGCAGGTGCTGGCCCATCGCGCTCCTTATGCCACGGTATCAAGCGGCTTAACGTTTTGCCTGAAGGATGAAGCCGCTGCCTTTGCCCGCTGGCGCGAACAGATTAACGCGCTGCAAGCGCTGGCATAA